The proteins below are encoded in one region of Lonchura striata isolate bLonStr1 chromosome 1, bLonStr1.mat, whole genome shotgun sequence:
- the SPATC1 gene encoding speriolin, with protein sequence MAGVPPPSPGSRPAGCAYCARASELDRGERQDTPMPWPSTLPDTPFPSRAPAAVAAVAEALLAPGCWALDRLLALRPTTAQRARWRRHRAGRCLAVGARALAAPALVLVLLLALPPALLGLLLWLPAQAERRPFVYQHAAAAPAPEPWDPRRARGFTFLTANLCLLPSGLARFSNLGGTRQRAAAIARLLAPGAPAEPSGHRRGLLEPQRGQDGGYGGTLSTAARGHPGGDARGDPWVVASPAAAVASTMPWPEMPMVNPTPMANPTLMANPTLMSNSTPMTNSTLMTNTTPMTNPTPMTNSTLMTNSTLMANPTAMTNPTLMTNSTPMTNSILMTNSTLMANPTPMTNSTLMANPTPMTNSTSMTNSILMTNSTLMADPTPMTNSTLMYNPTPMTNPTPMTNSTLMADPTAMTNPWPSVDSVPTLELPMTDPTLGPAPSPVTNPGPERPIPLSDPMPPVLTAHIPPDTDFVCLQEVFDATAATTLRQQLGHRFPHVLWGVGPGGLRCGRLCVLGSGLVLGSRFPLLAATFHPFPNGAREDALANKGLLVAQVLLGTERGRRVVGYLGCTHLQAPAADGPIRDVQLSLVLRWLREFRQEQERPRDLVAFDVLCGDLNFDNCSQGDTQNQKHPLFKEFWDPARCESGQEQPWAIGTLLNWLKIYEEPVSTPEKMRRTLSQPGGRERFLAGPILSCGAPDPRAPRPWHGRRVDRVLLRREPALATEVTGYLVITQLATLSDHLPVALRLRLGPADL encoded by the exons ATGGCCGGGGTCCCTCCCCCCTCACCGGGGTCTCGTCCCGCAGGTTGTGCCTACTGTGCCCGAGCCTCCGAACTGGACCGGGGGGAGCGCCAGGACACCCCGATGCCGTGGCCGTCCACTCTGCCGGACACGCCCTTCCCCAGCCGGGCCCCGGCCGCGGTGGCCGCGGTGGCCGAGGCGCTGCTGGCCCCCGGGTGCTGGGCTCTGGACCGGCTGCTGGCCCTGCGGCCCACCACGGCCCAGCGGGCGCGCtggcggcggcaccgggccgGCCGCTGCCTCGCCGTGGGCGCGCGGGCGCTGGCGGCACCGGcgctggtgctggtgctgctgctggcgctGCCGCCggcgctcctggggctgctgctgtggctcccGGCGCAGGCTGAGCGCCGGCCCTTCGTCTACCAGCAcgcggccgccgcgcccgcgCCCGAGCCCTGGGACCCGCGGCGAGCCCGCGGCTTCACCTTCCTGACCGCCAACCTGTGCCTGCTGCCCAGCGGCCTGGCCCGCTTCAGCAACCTGGGCGGCACGCGGCAGCGCGCGGCGGCCATCGCCCGGCTCCTGGCGCCCGGAGCGCCGGCGGAACCTTCCGGGCACCGCCGCGGGCTGCTGGAGCCGCAGCGCGGCCAGGACGGCGGCTACGGGGGCACGCTCAGCACCGCGGCTCGGGGGCACCCGGGCGGCGATGCCAGGGGGGACCCGTGGGTGGTGGCCAGTCCGGCAGCAGCGGTGGCCAGCACAATGCCGTGGCCAGAGATGCCAATGGTCAACCCAACACCAATGGCCAACCCAAcactgatggccaatccaacacTGATGAGCAACTCAACACCAATGACCAACTCCACACTGATGACCAACACAACACCAATGACCAACCCAACACCGATGACCAACTCCACACTGATGACCAACTCAACACTGATGGCTAACCCAACAGCTATGACCAACCCAACACTGATGACCAACTCAACACCCATGACCAACTCAATACTGATGACCAACTCAACACTGATGGCCAACCCAACACCAATGACCAACTCAAcactgatggccaatccaacacCGATGACCAACTCAACATCCATGACCAACTCAATACTGATGACCAACTCAACACTGATGGCTGACCCAACACCAATGACCAACTCAACACTGATGTACAACCCAACACCAATGACCAACCCAACACCAATGACCAACTCAACACTGATGGCTGACCCAACAGCAATGACCAACCCTTGGCCAAGCGTTGACTCGGTGCCAACGCTGGAGCTGCCGATGACCGACCCAACCCTGGgacctgctccatccccagtgACCAACCCGGGGCCGGAGCGGCCGATCCCGCTGTCCGACCCGATGCCCCCGGTGCTGACCGCCCACATCCCGCCGGACACCGACTTCGTGTGCCTGCAGGAGGTGTTCGACGCCACCGCGGCCACCACCCTGCGCCAGCAGCTGGGCCACCGCTTCCCGCACGTGCTGTGGGGCGTGGGCCCGGGGGGGCTGCGTTGCGGCCGGCTGTGCGTGCTGGGCAGCGGCCTGGTCCTGGGCAGCCGCTTCCCGCTGCTGGCCGCCACCTTCCACCCCTTCCCCAACGGCGCCCGCGAGGACGCGCTGGCCAACAAGGGGCTGCtggtggcacag GTGCTGCTGGGgacggagcggggccggcgcgTCGTGGGCTACCTGGGCTGCACCCACCTGCAGGCGCCCGCGG ccgaTGGCCCCATCCGTGACGTGCAGCTGTCCCTGGTGCTCCGGTGGCTCCGGGAGTTCCGGCAGGAGCAGGAACGGCCGAGGGACCTGGTGGCCTTCGATGTCCTCTGCGGGGACCTCAACTTCGACAACTGCTcccagg GTGACACCCAGAACCAGAAGCACCCCCTGTTCAAGGAGTTCTGGGACCCCGCGCGCTGCGAGTCGGGCCAGGAACAGCCCTGGGCCATCG ggaCGCTGCTCAACTGGCTCAAGATCTACGAGGAGCCCGTGTCCACCCCCGAGAAGATGAGGAG GAcgctgtcccagcccgggggACGTGAGCGGTTCCTGGCGGGTCCCATCCTGTCCTGCGGGGCCCCGGACCCGCGGGCGCCGCGGCCGTGGCACGGCCGGCGGGTGGACAGGGTGCTGCTGCGGAGGGAGCCCGCGCTGGCCACC gagGTCACCGGCTACTTGGTCATCACCCAGCTGGCCACACTGTCTGACCACCTGCCCGTGGCCCTGCGGCTGCGCCTGGGGCCCGCTGACCTCTGA